In the genome of Ictalurus punctatus breed USDA103 chromosome 3, Coco_2.0, whole genome shotgun sequence, the window CAGGGAGACAGGGTCTGAACGACATTCTTTCGTACCTGCTCACTTCCACAGAACTTGAACCTGTCACAGAGAAACAAAGATATGAGAGTTCGGTGTTGCCTTTGATTGCTCTCAGAAATCAATTACCCAGTTCTGCTGGATTTGACAGGGTTTGAGCGCTGTAAGAATTTCCTTTAGTACTATTAATTTGATGGGCATTTATTGAGCTTGGTCCTCTCTGCTCATTTTTAACTATATACCATGCCCATCAGATATCATCAATTACTATTTATTCTTGCCATTGCTTTACTGTAAACCCCTGTCCTATGTTGGTTAACCAGATCGAAGATAGAAATTGACTCACGTTTTCCTGTCCCGGCCTCTCTGCACTATGATTTGAGTGGCACCAAACTTAGGCAGCAAAGGGTTTAATACATTGTTGTTCCATATAAACTTTACACGAGTCAATTCATCAACGTCCTTTTCAACATCGATGAGGAGCTCATAGGTACTACCAGGTGACATCATGCCACTGAAACAAATAAGTCAGAGCTGTCTTTTACTGTTATTTCTAAAAATTATCTCAAAGATTCAGAACTGTGGTTTATATGGCAATGTTAGTTctgtaaatgttataatttgttttacacacaatataaaacataatggAGCATGTTACAGGGTGTATGATGCATACTTGTGAATCTGATACTGGCGAGTATTTCCATCAACACCATATAAAGCCACTTTGAAGTATCCTACATTAGTTCGAGAGCCATCAATAGTGACGGTCACCTTATAGCGATAACCTAAAAGGGAAAAGGATTTTATCATCAACAGACATCTGTCAAGTATTGTTCTTCATATGCAGTCCTACAGGAATAACTGGTTACATCCATTATAGAGTGCCTTTAtagtaaagtaaataataatattaattggATGCATTTTACATGATGGTTTAAAAGTAGTGTTGACCCTAGTTCACCTTGTCTTCCATCTAACAGTAAGAATAATGAAACTGGAATAAATATACAGAGCAGCATGCAAGGTGGGAAATAGCAAATTGTGAACACGGACTCATTTGCTTTTGTGAAAACTGGCTAGCAGGCCAAATCTGTTTCATAAGCTCATATTTTTGAATTACATTGCAATAATTAAGTGCCTAGTTTGTTAGCACAAAGGCACATGAAGTTAGCTAGTTTTCATActtcaaaataaacagacaacaTAGACCTAATGCAAAAATTGACCTTTCAGTGGGCTAAAAAACTCCCAAAAATCTACAGTTGGTAGTCTGTAAAAATGGTTAGCTATGAGACATGGATTTAGTTTCACATGTAAGCAGCTGTATAGTGAGGGTGGTAAGTGCAAATATGTACGTGAGAAGGGCCGAGCATCGCCTGTGTTCAGTTGGAACCTCATCTTATCCACTCCATTGGGCACTTTAAATTGGTCAGCATGGTGTCCCATGAAAGGACATGAACTGTTGGAAGCACATGGGAAGCAATGCCCCTAAAAGAGAAATTTAGCAAAAACCATTTATCTTCAAGAAGTACGTgctctttatattttatatagaacTAATTTCTGATTTCACTCCTTAGCAGGAATCTTTTCTCTGttctattgaaaaaaaaatgttcaaggtttttatttatttatttatttatttatttatttatttatttatttatttattacatacagtgctctgatttcttctgtttttatgtatatctTATACTAAATTGTTAGTCAATACCAACTggatctgtgtgaaaatgtattggccccatagttactaattccccaaatctatgaaactttcccagtcttacccagtaacacactatgccaaaattgaaagaaattccagaaatgatgaggaagaaggtgattgaaatacatcagtctgggaagggttacaaagctatttcaaaagctctgggactccaaagaaccacagtgagagccattgtctccaaatggaaaaactcggcacagtagtaaaccttcccagaagtggccaaccttccaaaattcttcccagagcacagcaatgactcatccagcaaTTCACAAAAGAGACAAGGACAATATCAAAAGagctacaggcctctcttgcatcaataaaggtcactgttcatgactccaatatcagaaagacactgggcaaaaatggcatccatagaagagtggcgaggcgaaaaccactgctaacccggAAGAACATTAAGggtcgtctgaattttgccaaaacacacattgatgatcctcaaaccttttgggagaatgttctgtggattgatgagtcgaaagttaAACTGTTTGGAAAACAGGGGTCCCGTTCCAtttggcgtaaaccaaacacagatttCCACAAAAAGGACATCAtgcctatggtcaagcatggtggtggaagtgcaagggtgctttgctgcttcagggcctaagaaacttgcaataattgaaggAAGCATGAactctgctctctaccagaaaatcctaaaggagaatgtccggtcttctgTCTGTAAATTGACACTCTGGATTATGCAgcgagacaatgatccaaatcacaggagtaagtgaaagactgatctccagttatcggaagcatttttTTGCAGTTATTTCTGGTAAAGGTggaacaaccagattttaagtttaagggggcagttagtttttcacatgggtgatagatGTCACGTTCTGCACTGCAGGAGTTGTCTTGCATTGTTTGGTATGTCCATCTGTATCATGTTATTGTAGTCCGGTTTCATGTAAATCTTGATCTGTTTGCACCTTAATAAAACGTTTCAATTgtattctgcatttgcatccacctCTAAATCAATATTGTGACAGAacacaaaactgaaaacaatgGATGCAGCAGAAGAAGAGTCCAAGAGGCCCTTTATGAAAGGGAAAAACCAAGCTGGGAGAAGGAAGGGAGATTCTCCCTAATCAAACCCTATTGAGAATGGCTTGATGTGATGTACGTCATCAGGGCTCATATCAAGAaggagccttccaaccaggctgAAGTCATCTCCCACCCTTCCTCCCCTACTGTGGATCTCTTTCAGCCTGCCAAGTCAACGGAGAATAGCCTCCCTGCTTGACTGACGATGTCGttctgcctccctgctcagctgaaGATGTCGCTCATTTTCTCTGCTTCGCGAAGAGCATCACTAACCCCTCTGGCCTCGTGGAGAACTTCGCTTCCCCCGTCTGGCCTCGGGGAAAACTTCACTACCCcctctggcctcacggagaactTCGCTCCCCCCTTGGTTCCTTGTTCCTCCCGCTGGCCGCTCAGTAGCCGTTGCTGCGCTTAAGCCAGGCCAGGGATATCACATCATCTGTCTGCGGTGTGGAAGTGACCACCCCACACCTGAACCTCAGAGAACACGTCAAGCATCCTCTGTCCAGCCCCGCAAGGGATGAGAGACAGTGGAACTCTGAAGTGCTTAGGGACATCTGGTCTGGGGGTCCTGGACCCACTCTCGAATTGATTACGTGCTTCGGAAGACTCGCGTTGGGGTGGTCTGTCATGTAAATAACAGAGAAAGACTATGATTCCCATCAGCAACTGCACCTAGTCACATGTCTGTTTCACcttattcacatttattcacatttggCTCATTAGCACTTGTGTATAAATTGCACGTTAAGCACTGCATGGGTTGTCTTGCGTTGATTGGTATGTCCATCTATATTTTAGTCCTGGTTTCAGgtaagttttgttttgtgttttatttgcaccTTATTAAAGTTctattctgcatttgcatccgccCCTAAATCAATATCACGACCTATATATTTCTCACAAATTTCCTAGTGTCACGATCTTGCTGGGAGATGGCGCTGCGGTGATGACGTACACAGTCTGCTGGAGAGCACGTGCACgaagtgcgcatggacgctaaggctttgtttacaatggacatgtgcacttgttttggttcCCCTTCTGTCCCCGCCCGGTTCAGTTATTGGCGGAGGTGCGAGGGTGTGTTGTgaagtgttgccagctgtcagcaattcaggtaattgtgactggttatttaaactcGTCGCATTGCTGTGCACGTTGGGCAGTAATAGAGTAGAGAATAATAGATGAAAGACGGAATGTATAATGGTGCCAGGCGGTAATGTGTCCATGCTCTGTCTAGTTTCCTATTCCTAGTTCCAAGCTCTAGTTAAATGAGTTAAATAAAGACTTttctcctgcgcttacttcctgtttgagtcCTGTTTCGTAACACCTAGGCTGTCTGTCTGCAAAGATAATGCTGAGTAATAATAGTGTAGTAAAAGCTAGCTAGTTTATTGTGGTTTCCTCAAGCTGTGAATTTTAGACTTTGATCAAAGtgcaataatgaaataaaacagaagcCTGATCAACTCAGTTTGTAATCAAATTGTCTGCAATGCTCCtgcaccatcacaccatcatccAATCAGAGAAGAGTGCTTACACCCTATGTAAAGAAAACTTGATTGGGTACCCTAATGAAAACATGGGAAATTTAGCCAAAGAATTAATTAGTGGAAGGACGAACAGGCGAGCGAAGAGACAACAATGAAGCTCATGATTTAATGCAATGACTAACTTTTATCTCAGGTTATGAGGCTTATTTAATGCTATTGAATAaaattaatacttttttttttttgtaaactccCAATTCTTTGATAAAGTGTCTCTAATGTGTGCTTTGCCATAATCACATTTGGTTACAAATGTAGAGGTAGGCATGCAATTGCTTGTTCTGTTCGctaaaggtcattttaaaatagtttaagATCATTCACATGGAGATAATATACATAATAGTCAGGGATTCTTTAAATAGTTTATGGTGTAAATATTATGACTTATAATAATCTGCAAATCTTGTTTGCgcatattatattaaaataataggataataataatattacaaattatattattattattattattattattatttatgtgtaAAGATCTATATAAAGATcaagtaaaaatgtaatgtttttactAATGTTGGTGCCCACTGATATCTTATCAGAAAGGGTATTGCCCTTTCTTTTGCTTATGGAACCATGTGTTATGTTTCCACATCACCTAAGCAGTAATCACCTGATGGGCTAATGATTTACAGCAGGCTTGTTTGATTGTCCTCAAGCTGTTCGGAAACTGGCATGCCATAAAAGAGGCTCGTGCTCTAgatacactcttaaaaaaaaaaacactgggtaaaaaacaacccaaattgggttattcTTAAACCAACGGCTGgataaatataggacagaacacattttgggttaaactaacccatcaagttgggttgtaaatgggttgtttttttaatccaatggatggtttcatttttataaaaatgctgggctaattttatttaataaatgggttaatattttcagggttaatTTTCCCCTTTGAAAATACCAAATATAATATATCACATTtaatatatcacaatataaacaaatatgccACCATGgcatctcctttatttatacacaagaaggtgttcagaaatgtattgctagagctgctaaagtggtgtttatatatatagactttgaagtaaatgactcaaataagtcatatttaAGGTGAAaacgtcagattttgatcaaaggagacgtttaaaatATCCTTAAAAAACCCATGTGTAACCAACTTACAATCCAGTgagcattacaaacaagtaagccaacATGAACGAAGATAgcggtgcatttaatgtcacgtaaactggactgttatcgcacatttttgctttttctattGTACAGTAATCGGTTTggggataaatatattgatacgaaCCTTCACTCAGtcatgtgttaatttttaacacacctgtgTGTCTAGTTTATGTGTCATGCTATGTGTTAAATATTTCCACACAAATATgtgttaaatataaacacaaaaataacacagatgtgtttatactttttttccctacaattatcctaaaatgctaTTTGTTTGCCTGCTAAAATgctactaaaatgctcacaaaattaACAAACAACTGCATTTcaaggtgacatttattaaaatcatttaaacagatGTAAGAATTAAAACTGAACATCTTCCGGTTCACGGTGTATGATTTTGGCCACGATTCTCagattttgagaatcctaaaatattcctataatcctaggaaAGAAATCTGAAGTCTCTGATCGCTAGTTTGACATATTCCCATAACCCAGCTTTTTTTTAGAGTGTCGACTTTAGCTGGATCTTAAAGTACACAGTAGGCTATTCCTTAACATATTGACAATAACAAGGTCTGTCATACGTCCAATTTCCGGAGAGGATCTGATGCTGTGAAACTACTGGTGATCATATCCTCACCACACAAAATTGGATAGCTAGCTATCCAATTTTGTGTGGTTTCTGCAAGTCTGTTAGATAtctagctagatagatagagagacagacagacgtgcGGGAAAAGAACAACACCTCCAGCATTGTTTTAATGGCAGCAAAGAGTTTTAGATCAGTGCACACGGGCGCTTTGAGCCGGGTAGCCATTTCTTATGAAGCTGTCTCTCATAACATTGGGTTAATCATTAATATGATTAaaacatggaaataaatataaataaacttctATTTAGTTGCATTTTACATACACTGCCATGGAAGGCTGAGCCCGGTCAGTGGGGACATTTAAAGTTCAGGCTAATCCTGGTTGAAAATAGCATGAGTGTGGAAATGCCTGCACAGATTTAAATCTATGGAAACACGGGGAGAGTGCTTTCATTTAGAATGAGGTACATGCACACTACTGTAAGtttgtaattaaatattaaacttgTACCTAGGTACACCTTTaacagtaaaatgtaaattccACAGACCACCTATCCACAGATTTACgagtcattccatctcaagtggtccaatacagGTTGCTTGACCTAATAAaatttttgagtgattacctctatgtatttttttttttaacttaattatAATGGCcttctttgtgtcatggcacataACAAAATTTGgctatacagctgtttacggaaacctcaatatctctaCTTATGATGAGCCTAGGACCGTGAGGGACAGATTTGATGAACCCTGATCTGTCATGTTGGTACAGGGTACAGTTTATATgtgtgaatagattttatccaaatatggaattacagtgttcagttggatgttttacaaatgaacattatttataggcctatttgtttttgagttattgaggtatTCAATTCAAGGGACCAGTCAAATGGCCTTGTAACTATAAAAactcaataataatataatagctatatattattacatatattattattattattattattatttattattattatagtgagTTGTGATTTCCACCTCTGTAactaaactaaaaaataaataataataaaaaaatccatttatgcTTCACAGACCCCTGGGGGTCCTCATGTTCCACTTTGGGAACCACTGCTGACAACAGACCTCTCCCCAGGTCAGGATAAACTTCATCAAGCTACACTGAGCATTAGGTCTTGTATGGGGTATTAGAGGCATTACTGACCTTTCACTGTAACACTGAGGTGATATACTGTATGGAGGCAATGTATGCAGAAtggctttataaataaacaggtaCCCATGGACATCTCTTCTTACACTGGGAAAAAGCCACCTCACCTTTCTATATGAAACACAGTGATGAGTATCACTAGTTATGAAACTGTGAACAGAATGATGTACACCATCAAGAGGTTTAAATACACAGAAAAcagtataatttataatatttaatattatatattatgttttGCACTCTCGACTGGTTTATTTACTCATACTTATGCTTATGGTATGTGCTGTAACATTTAACCTGTGTGTCTTATTTAACACTGGGAGTTTATATCAATCTTTATCCTTTATTTATCTTGCATCTTTAATTTGAGCTATAGTCTATAAGTGTTAAAGATTAACAAGCAAGGCAAACACAAGTATGTTTTATAaatttgtataatatttatactgtatattatgaaTGCCACTGTAGGCCTGCCTTTGGTTATTTATTCATCAATGTAGCccataataatatacagtatctcacaaaagtgagtacacccctcacatatttgattatatcttttcatgtgacaagactgaagaaatgacactttgctacaatgtaaagtagtgagtgtacagcttgtgtaacagtgtaaatttgctgtcccctcaaaataactcaacacacagccattaatgtctaaaccgctagcaacaaaagtgagtacacccctaagtgaaaatgtccaaattatgGACTAATGTCTAAACATTATGGACTGTATATGGTAAATATtcattctaaataaaaaaaaaaaaacgtttgaaAGGTGTTTGACTATTTAGAAGTATCAACTCAAAGCACAGTATTCTTCACATGTACATTTTTTGATTCACAGGCTATCCTTAAATTTGCACAATCATGCTACACTACTGTTCAATCCACTGTGATGTTCATAAATTGTGCTGACAGTTTTGCAAAAgctgtaattttattgattattCTCAACTGTATCATCACCTTCACAGCATttattcaaaaa includes:
- the LOC128632727 gene encoding inactive pancreatic lipase-related protein 1; this encodes MGHHADQFKVPNGVDKMRFQLNTGDARPFSRYRYKVTVTIDGSRTNVGYFKVALYGVDGNTRQYQIHNGMMSPGSTYELLIDVEKDVDELTRVKFIWNNNVLNPLLPKFGATQIIVQRGRDRKTFKFCGSEQVRKNVVQTLSPCQ